A stretch of DNA from Chanos chanos chromosome 11, fChaCha1.1, whole genome shotgun sequence:
caatgaaACACCCAGACCTAAAAGTCTCTTGCCGCATTTACCAAGGTGAGAGAACGTGCCTTCGTGTGGTTCATGTGAACGAGACCAAGTTGAAGCACCATGTGCATGCACAACCACCAGGCTTAACAGTCCAATGTAACCTGTGTATGGTGAAGAGTGGAGCTGTGTAAAAGAATCTATGTCAGTGTTAACGGTACTAAAACACCTAAGCTGGACAAAACAGGGTGAGTGGAGACAGCGGTGAGTTTTCATGAGGTTACAGAGAACAGTTTCCAAAAAGAGAGATCCAGTAGCTCAGCGCGCAGGTGCGGTGTGGTTTTGTCACGAAATACAAAATGCACCTGCTCTGTGTCTAAGTATGAGTCATACGTGTCCCCCACAAAGCCACATCACCTCTTCGCTTCTTACCCACTGCCCACCGACCAAATGTGCACAGCtgcccccatctctctcttttcaactctctctcacgcgtctctctctctctctctctctctctctctctcgtctcacgTACATTGACATATAGGGAAGCAAGACCTTAgccgctgttttttttttcctaccgtGTTGATACTGAAGCCGTGGAAGACAGATGGTTATATTTCAGGCACACGTATTGCTTTATCATCAGTGACACCGGGAAGAGGATAATGGGACAGAGTGGGAATATTTATGACAACGGTACCTGTCCCGAGGACGGACCGAACTGTTTGCGTTACGGAAACAAAGGGGAGGAAACATATGTGAACTGGAGAGTGTTCAGAAgttccagagagagaacaaaagactCGAAGCCTCCAAAATTAGGTAAATATCCTTCACATGCACGTGtatcatatacacatacagaaacacatgcgCACAATCAAAACAGGCACTGAAaagcaattttattttttattaggGAAACAACATTACAATATAAAGGGGTGAAGAGGGCTCTGATTTAAACTTTTAATCGCATTGCAACTTTTCTGCATCAGGATcagagaacataaaaaaaaagactccttaatatagtgtctttgtgttttgtgactttttcaggaagtgacagatgctacaaactgactgcagtgtgtctggggctgctgtgtgttctcctgctggctgtcatcatagtgctgtgtgtttggtacaCCGCAGAGAGAAACCAGTTAAAGGCCAGTAATCTCAATCTGACAACAGAAAGGGACCAGTTACTGACCAGCTACAACAACATGTCTTCAGAGAAAGATCAGTTACAGACCAGTTGCAACAATCTGAATACAAAGAaagaccagttacagaccagcTACAACAAcctgattagagagagagaccagttacggACTGATTGCGCCAGTTTAAAGCAAAAGAGCGACAAGGTGCGCATTGCTTATAACAACTCAGATGAGGAGAAAACCAAGTTAGTCCTGCAATCTTACTGCTGTGAGTACAAATGTTTAGCATTAAAAATGGTAAAACTGTATTACATTATTAGACAACAATCTTACAATCTAATCCAGTGAAATCTCTCAGACAAATATTGAAGCATTACTACCtgagaaatttctctctctctatcactctctctctctctctcttcacttacAAACTTTATACTTTTTCGCTCAGCACCCCCTtgcatggatgaatggatggaatCTGGTACCAGTTTATATTACTTGTCTGCCACAGAGAAGAcctggagtgagagcagacaggactgcagaGAAAAGGGAGCAGACCTGGTCATTATAAACAccaaagaggaacaggtgagagatcaggggagagagagagagagcgagagagaaatgatgatgaCAAGGGGGAGATCTAAGCCTAAATCACAACAGACGTTTTGTTCTATCGTTTGACTGACAGGAATTTCTTACAAGTCTGAAGGCCAATGtgtggattggtctgactgacagtgTAACAGAAGGAAACTGGAACTGGGTAGATGGAAAACCACTGACCACTGAGTAAGTTTAACCAGAAGACTTCAACATGGTGATGAGGCAACAgaatgcatttttctttctttctttctttctttctttctttctttctttcttccttttttcccccttgcttTGGCACAAAAATAGTTTTATTTACTTGTACCTtcagcattttaaaacattaaattattGCTCTTTTTTCAGATGtagtgttttcagttttattagaGACATTTTTCTGGTTGTATCTTTGCTTTAACTCAGTTGTCATatttaaatacttttgaaaCCTCTGGCCATTATGTAGCTGATGAGAAAACAACTTGACTCTGTGTGTTGTCATAGATACTGGATGGCGGGAGAGCCTAATAACGTGAAAGAAGAAGACTGTGTGGAGATCTTAGGACCTCCGAAAAATGATGAGAAGAACTGGAATGACCGTTCATGTGATTATAAACGAAAGTATGTCTGTGAAAAAtaagtcttttctctctctctttctccctccctctctctctctctctctctctcttgctctctctctctctttcaggtctTTTTTATGAACTTCAGAATTTTTAAAATTGATAATGTTTTCATAAAATGGCATTGTTTTCAAGCAATCACTTAAAGAAAATAACATTAGatgctttattttacataaaCAATTGCATTGTTAATAAGAATTGCATTGTTATGCATTGGTCTAAATTTCGTTGTTATCTGAGGAGATGTTAACTTTGTATGGTGATCGTATATTAGACCAGGTTATGTGTTCCTGTGACATTTACCTCACCATTTATTTAAATTGTTATTCATGAATCCTGAGACAAATGCAGAATTACATAGATCTGACCTTGTTAAACCTGTCTTTAAATATTACTACATTAAGTAATCTTGTGACTTCTTTTACCACTGTGAAATATATTGGATTAGTTTACAGAATTTTATCAAGAAGAGCTTAGACCTTGTCAACAAGTTGTGTATGGTGTTGACATACTGATTTATCTCAAGAATGACAAAATTTCAAAGGTTCGGGTATGTTTGATGCAGCTGTCAGTAGCAATGAGAAAATTCCACATTGTCAAAAGAAATGGCCTAActtcagttttttgtttatttttttttcactttgtaaaCGAGATTAATTAATATGGGGCGAATTTATGTTTGTGAAACATACTGTCTCCTTGTAGAATTTAAAATATGCATGTAATTCCATGGCACTGTTTTGTCGCTTCTTGGTTTATTGTTGTACATGGTAAATGacattagaaagaaagaaagaaagaaagaaagaaagaaagtctgtaaataaatacattatataaCGCTTCAATATTCAGTTCCTCTGGTCTCTTCCTTATGGTGAGTACTTTTATTCTGACATACACCCTAGAATCTGTAATCCGGAAGTGATTGAAATGCGTCAAAGATGGCTTTTAGAATTGGATGGGTTTTCAACTGCGTTCCATAAATTTTGTGACAATATTATTGAAATCAGACTTGTCTTTCGTTTTGAGGCAAAGTGAGAGTAGAACGGCAGCTGCTGCGAGCAGCGCTTGCCATTCGCAGCACACTGCATTCAGTTATTTCGGTGAGCCCTGCAGTTGGGGTAGCAAACTGGCTATCCTATCTTCAAATCTGTAAATACAAGCTATCCTAGCTAGCAGAGCCTCTAGCCACTAAGCAGGTGCTAGCTAGCGTAGCCAACCGCCTCTGTTAAAATGGCCACTATGGAGAAACTGATGAAGGCCTTTGAGTCACTCAAGTCATTCCAACAGCAACAGGGACCGCTCTCGGCTGAGGACCTTGTTCAGAAACAGTAAGTAGCGTTTCCCGTGCTATTTGTGCATTGCCTCATATGAACTGTCGTCTGGGCAACTCTCTGTCTTACATGGCTAATTCTAGCTAGCCAGTCTTTAAGAGACGTCAGTGACAAGTGAGAGTATATATTGTAGGCAATCGAGCAAGTTAGGCATCGCTAGCCACATAACGCTTATTGCGAGAATTGACAGGTTAGCTGTCTTAGCTTCGTTAGACATAGTGATAGCTCATTATTGCGGAGAGCAGTTTGGATACGTCAAGGTTGTCGAAGGGAAATAAATTcgttatttgtcttatttcttTATGGCGTCTGTCAAAATGTAACATATGATGTGTTTGCTGTTGTATATCGCAAATGAACCTTTCATGTGATGTGAGCCTCTTATTGGCAAGGATATTAACACGTCGATGACGAGTCTTTCTCAGCATAACATCACATGACAGGTTAGCTGCATCGAGAAGGTGTGCGTCCAAAACAAGCACATGATTCAGCCTGGCATGTATCAGTTTCACAATTTCAACAGAACGTATAATGAACATTTTGCTGAAATTACACTAGCTAAGGAGatgcatgttattttttttattttattttattgtgacGTTCACAATCCTAGCATAGCATTTGCACCCGCTTTGGGTGCTGACTTTGATAGTAAGAGGGAAATATGTCATTCCAAACATTGTTGTCGACGGGGGTAACTGTGCATATGATATTTGCATGGCGAGAAGTGGTTTTATGTCAGTATTATTGTGATTATTTTGAATTTGTCTGCCTTACGTAACAGTCGAACGAAACCTCTATTTCTCCAGTGTCCCGTTTTGGATGTGAGATGAACTAGACCGCAGGGTGTGTTGTGACAATGTCATGTTGTGGTT
This window harbors:
- the LOC115823736 gene encoding C-type lectin domain family 4 member E-like; the protein is MDEWMESGTSLYYLSATEKTWSESRQDCREKGADLVIINTKEEQEFLTSLKANVWIGLTDSVTEGNWNWVDGKPLTTEYWMAGEPNNVKEEDCVEILGPPKNDEKNWNDRSCDYKRKYVCEK